CTTAAATTTAAGCTGGGAGCTGTAAATACAATTATAAAGCCAATTTAAGACTTACTTAATAATCACACAAAAAAGTACagacaaggaaaaaaatgaatttctaTTAACTTAATCTCAACTTTTACTAACTCCAAACGAAACAAGTTAGGCCAGCGTCTCTTCAACAGTCAGCAGTGGCTTCTGGCCCTGGCAGATCCCCAAAGAAAGCAGAATGGATTTGCACGGGGTGGCTGTGATTGTATACCGACTAAATGCTAATGACGTGTTAGGATCGGGGATCGGAAGTTAAATGTAGACAGTGAGAGAAATGAATCTAATGTTGAAGGCTTGTAATGAGTAGTGACACTTTGATGGTACACATTTTAATTCACATAATAGGGAGTGACTGAAAATTCAGAAAAGCAGGTTTGGGATGAAATGAACCAAATTTCTAAATCTAGTCATGTTAAGTCAAAGACAGCAGTTGCTTCTGTCTAAGATGGTTATGTCAAACAAGGTTGGGTTGTCTACGTGAATGAAAATGGATCTCTTGATGATTTATGCCTGTGGAAAAGAGCCACTATTACTACCGAACAAATTTGAAAACAGCTGATGTTGGCTAGAAGAAACTTTTCTGACTGAACTTGGGTTGTTTGGTGTAGAACCGCATTCTGCCATAAAACTGGCTGGATTGGTATTTGTGCAGTGCTAAGTGTTTTGCTGAAAGTGCAGCTGGCCCTAAAAACTGCCATTGAAGCTGGCAAAGGGTGTCAACGTAATTGTGCTGTTGGGCAACTGTGGAGATGTGTGTGGTCATGTTTCTCAGTGGTTTCTGTCTGAAATGGCTTGATCCCTAAGAAACAGGGTGTTATGGATTTGAAAGCATCAGAAGTTTAACTTATCAACATTGGGTGCAAGTAAACCAAAGCCGTGCAGCAGCAGTTCATCAACAATAGGTAGACTGCTTGAGGAGCAATCTGCATTTCCTGCATATAAATGTGTAATCTGAAGGAAAGGAACAAGATCTCATACTGCAGAAAATCCCATCTGGTTTCCATTTGTAGTCACAAATGGAAACCACTACTGATCAAACACATCTGACCACATAACTGCATGCAACAATGCTTGCAGAGAACAGAAATGCAATGATAAGACCACTGAGTAATACTTTCTGACAAAGATTTAGCTTTCGAGTGAAGGAAGATGGAAGAAAATCATGGCCTAGATGTACACTGGCCTTACTTAAGCTGTGAAAACAGAGAGCTGAAATCAGGTGCTGGATTGTAGCAACGTTCTTTCATTTGAACCAGTTTCCTACAGCACCTGAACTGATAAGGGGTGTGAGTATatttcccatccatccatccatccatccatccattcacttccgcttatccttttcagggtcacggggggggtgctggagcctatcccagctgtcatagggcgagaggcggggtacaccctggacaggtcgccagtctgtcgcagggccaacacacagggacagacaaccattcgcactcacattcactcgcacattcacacctagtggcaatttggattatccaattaacctatccccacaagctgcatgtctcaGAAGACAGACATGCTATATTTCATAACATGTAATTGCTAAATTTTATTGGGGCTAAACACAGTACAGGAGAATGCTCAACAAATACAAATTAAGCAGACAAATATAACAAGTAGAATAGGGAAAGTGTATCTGGAAACCTGCTGACAATGTGAACTGAAATGTAATGGAAAAAATAGGATGTAGAGAAGCATATTTGGTAACTCAGTGTCTCAACAgggaattaaaaaatgtttcaaaagcaGGATGGAGGAAAGATTATCTGGCAGCCTCGGGTCAAAAACGGGTTATCAAGAATGTTCAAACACaggatggagaaaatgaaactgTTATCTCAGTTCCAGAAACTGGAGTAGTTGATGTTAGTGAACAGAGGAAAGAAATTAGCATCTCTGTGCTAACACAAGTGGagaaaagtaaatgttaaatggactggttgttatatagtgcttttctactatAGCTGAGcaatcaaagtgctttatacaacgtACCTCGTTCATGTCTATTCATACAAGCAattttttctatgcttaagtgtttttctttctatctaacattcatactctgGTGGATGCACGAATCATGGTATCGCATCTCGAATAGTCTTCTTACTGTCAAAAGTGGCACAAAAGTTGCTAATTTCCAAAGGAATGTGAATATCATCATTGTGAAAGAAGTTGTCAGACCttttaaaactatatttaaGATTTTCTAGACGAAACAAGACTCAGATAAACACTAATTTTTGCTCTTGTCCCCTCATGCTTTCCACACTCATGACTATGGACCGTCATGTCACAGTGAACACGACAAACTCAAATAACATTCATTTTAAGCTGGAACAAAATGCTACTTCAAGTTGTATCAAAATTTTACAAAAAGTTCAAACAGCAttgatttaaagaaagaaacattttctcAATACAGCTCTTACAACTACAGATGCAACATTGGCTGTTTCTAACATACAGTACAGTGGCTGGACATTGTTAAACACAGTGGACTTTGATGTAATCACACCTCATGTCATGCTTTTCCTACATGATCGCTCTCTATCACATTTGACATCCAAACACACATCCTCTCAATGTGAGTACATCATAGGCATTATTGTAAAACCTGAAACtacatttacaaaatatttGTCACAGTGCATTCAAAATACTAAAACTACATTAGAAAACAGAGCAAAGTTCAAGTGCTTTAGTCACCTAGAAATGATaaaactaaacataaaaaaatgatcTAAGGATTAATTCCAACATGACACTTTTAGTAATAAATCCAGGTTGAACTGACTGTCTGAATTAATCCTAATCTATTAAAAACTGAATGTGCTTTCTGTCAGAAGTGAACAGATTAACCGTTGGAGGCCTTCAGTGGTTAATCACAGGTGACTGCTGGTCTATTCGGTCCCATCAAGAATACAGTACAAGAAATTTTGTGCTTCCTTGCTAATTCTGCTCTATCTTCTTCAACGATTATTAACATTTAgagaagctactttcagctgtaTTTACAAGGGATCATCACAGTGGGTAGCACCACATTGGCAGGTTTTTACACCAGATATCTCTTCTGACGCAACCCCAAAGTAAtttgtgtaaaccactacactctgacagaagctgttttttttttctttattcttaccAAATAACTTTGCCAGCTGTATCAGGCAGAATTGTACAGTGCTTGAACACTTAAAGTGTGTCCATAAAGAAGGGTACTGTACAGCTGTCAGCTTCAACACAGCAAGCATGTATGTTTGTAAAGCCTTGAAATTAATTAAGAAGAAGCCTCAGTTCTGTTATTTTGCTCCCTTTATacttttgtgcttttatttttgtagctACTGCACTTATATGACATAAAGCTCATTGAAATTCTACAAATGTAACTTTGCTAGGCCCTGTGGAAAATTTGCATCTATTTACTCACACACTTACTGACTTTATATACATTGCCACCACATTCTTCCTAAACATGCAATTTAAATTCAAAGTCAGGTTACCCCAGTGTAGGAACTGGGGACACTGTTCAAGGCCTGTACAATGTAGACAGTCCCAAAAAGTGAAGCCATGGTATCTTGGATGTGGGCAGTGCCATATTGTGCTGCTCATTTGCAAACAGATCCTTCATAGTAGTGACTTCAGGTGAGAAATTACAGACATATTTCCACTATCGACTTCCCTACTGCGCAGTCTCTGTTAGAAAGATGCCAGGACACAATTCTGTGATACTTCAAATTCACTTTTGTACAATGGGTAAAAGTAATAAACATCACATTTCAATGATTAACTGACGAAGATGTCAGATATGCTGGAGTGTGCAAGAAGAACCTGGCACAGCAGGTGTTCCTTGACTatacatgttttttcttttcctttgtccCAGCTTTGCATCATCACCTACCTCCTCAACTCAGGAGAGgctgtttctttgtgtctgctGTACTTGTACCGTGTGCTCCGCTGCTATTCCCTGAGTGATTCTTCTGAAGTCGTCTCTTAGTACATGGCCTCAGTGTCTCGGATGCTTCCGAATGACAAACTGAAAGCGCTTCCAAGTCTTTTTGTGATCGTGCTgccttccctctttttcttcctgttccaGTTCAGCAAAGAGGCGGAGCTCTGGCCTTTAGCCCCAGACAGCAGACGATGCCGAGTGTTTTCTTTGTCGCTGCACAGCGACAGCATAACTGCCCTCCTCTCCACCtgctaagaaacaaaaaagcatacacacaggtacacaaCCACTGAAACAGCAGACAAACCCCACAGATATTTCCACAATTTAAGGAATCAAAGAAGAGACTTTCAGTTTTGATTcaaaggtttaaaaataaagtattgCATTGACCTGAGCCTTCAGGCTAATACTAGGTTAGTATAAAGATGGctcaaatgtaatcaaatgacaAACACTCATATTCCCTTGTTTCAGCATTTTACAGGTGAGGGGTAAAAAGCATCCATCAGAGAGACAGAAGGGTAAATTCTGAAAAAAGGTCACTGAGCACGGCCTTTTCATGCTGCTTATGCTGGAAAAGGGCTAGACATCcatggaaaacaacaaaaaataaatgccaCCAAAAAGCTTTGCAACAATTTATTGTTCTCTACGTCTCTACGAAGGAAGTTTATCTGAAATCTACATGCTTATGAATACCCTACATAGCTCATACACATATTTACCTGTGTATCATGTGAGTGTAATGTGACCACACTGATCTCCACCCCTCTGTCACTGCAGCTCTTCAGCATGTGGACCACCTCACCATGTTTGGCCCACTTACAGTCCTTTCCATCTACTGCTACTATGTAGTCTCCTTCCCTCAGTCCAGCCTCCTGAACACATCATGTAACATCATTAGTTCATCTTAATTACATGTTTTGACCTCATTTTTTTCATGCAAGTATGCAGGCCCGCAATATATTCCCACAATGAAGAAGGAGACAAAAGAAGGAAGTGTATTGCATTTTGTCTCCTTCATGTCCATCACAACTCTTTTCTAAATAACAAATGAATGGCTCTTTTTTGCAGTTAACTACTTAATCAAGTTCAATTCAACTGTATTTatgcagcgccaaatcacaacagtcacctcaaggcactttatattgtaaggtagaccccaTAATAATACAATAAGTAGACAGGAAAGCAGgtcttaaaatatttaaatcttaGAATCAAACTGCAAATCAATTCCTTTTGagaggataaaaatagaatagaaataaGACTACAAGAATACAAGAGAAGATCTTTTCTTCTCACAGAATCTTCTCTAGATGTGCAGGGTATATCTCACCTCTGCCCAGCCTCCAGGCACCACTCCAGCCACCAGGACAGGAGAGTCTCCTCTGAGCGTGAGCCCCAGTCCTCCTTCTCTCTTATTCAGGCAGATCACACGCATCGGGCCCCAGCGAGCCCTCGCACAGAACACTGACAGTGGACCCTAGAGcataagaacaggaaacaattttAATGGTTACCTAACCTGGGTAGGTATCTGCCAAGTGTGTATTATTTCTTCCCTGTGGGACTTACCAGTCTTTGGAAGATATCAGTAACCTTGACTGTGGAGAAGTTGGGTGGAATGACGTCTGGTTTCTGGTGGGTATGAGCTGGTAAAGAAGCCAGTTAGTCACTATGATTTaatcaaacagaaaatgtaatcaCTGACTTTACGATTATACGTGACACTCACACTGTATCTCTGGGGCCTCTGCAATTTCATCAAAGTCGTCCTCTCGGTCGAGCTCTGAGTATTTGTCCAGGGAACgtttgtgtgtgacagagagcacATCCTGCAGGATATCCATCTTTCTCAGGATCTTGCACAGACTGTGGACACGCATGGCCTCCTCATGTCTGATTACAGCACGCCGCAGGTGGGCCTTACCTTCATGTAAGCAGaagttattattaaaaaaataaaggtttcaAAGAATGGGAATATAACTATTCAAGTTATAACATGAGCATTTTGGTTCATTTTCAAGATGCTTGCACAACGCAGCTCATAGCAGCTACGTGATGAATACAAACTCACCAAGTTTTCGTCTTTTTTCAGGATCTTGAAGAACCTGGCTGAGTTGTGGCCCAGCAGGAACACTGGCATGGCACTGAAGGAAGGCCTTCtcagcttcctcctcctcttcctcccctcctGCCAacactatggaaaaatatatacagCTAAGATCTGTTTAGAAATGCTAATTAGGTGAGCATTATCTCTGGAAAAGAATACAATAGTTAGGTTTATTGGGTAAATCACTAGAAATGTCAGTTTTCTTCTTCAAAACACAGTGCTTTTGATGCTGCATAGGTGATACACAGGACAGAGGTGTACTCCATAGGTGACAGAGGAAAACAGCTTTGTTGATGAATTTGCCTCATTAGGCATTAACAGACTGCTGACAAGATGACAAGCACAGACAAGATAACGTCGCACACTGCCCGCTGGATCAGTCTGACACCACTCTCACACCACCAAGAATGTCAGTCTTTgataaaaaatattacattacaGTCTGTTTATAAATTAGCAGCAAAAAGTGTCTTACGTATGTAACAAGCTTCAACTTGATTTTAAGACTTTTTAAAGACACAAGTGTACTGCTTTAATTCAAAATTAAATATAGCCAAGGCAGAAGGTTATCTACAAAACAAGAAGTATGAACTCTCCCTAATGAACATGTGAGTAAATTTTGTACTTACACATGTGGTCGCAGAGTGCAACAGCAGCGTAGTAGTGGGAGAGAGCGCGGAAGTGTTCAGATTTTACCTGAACCATGGACACCCATGAAAATGGCACGTAGTCCTTCATCAAAGGCTGTGTCATAGTCTGCTGCACTAACAAGTAAACATCTGACACctacaaaaaacacacatgcatacagttAAACATAGGGCATTATgggtaataacacaaacaaagcACATATGTATTTACTCACCCGTGCAGCCTCCTGTGCCAGCCGGAGCTGGGAGGTAAAGTGCGTGTCCTGTGTGGTCAGGGTGATgcgctcaaacacacactcctgTACCTGGGCAAGCATGAGCCGCACCAACATGCAGAGTGATGGACTACTCATGTCCAGACTTGGAGCGTTGGAAAAATTCTCTTTAAGATAATTAAATGCACctacacattaaaaaataaataaattaccaattAGCCATGTGAATTCAAACATCCTGATATCAATGTTTATTATATCAAAagtatataataaaaacaactgaacaaAAGCTTTAAATTTACAGGATTGGGTACCTCAAAATCATCAATAGctgattataaacaacaacaaaatctgtTATATTAATGGCAATCTTCTTGTTTTGGCTGCTCCTTTTAGGGATTGCCACAGTGAATCATCTGCCTCTATCTCGCCCTATCCCTAGCATTGTCTTCTGTCACAGCAACCCTCTGCACGTCCTCCTTTGCTCCTCTGaggtcttcttcttttccttctgcctggAAGcttcatcttcaacatcctttacACAATATTTCCACTATCCCCCCTCTTTACATGTTGCATTCTTCTCTGTCACTCCTGACTTACTCATGCCATATCAATATTTCCTATTCTTCGTAGCCTAACACATGCGTTCTCTAGATTCAAAAAGACAACAGTGAAGCTCTTTCTGACCTCCATCAAtactctcaaagcaaacattgcATGTGTAGTTCTTGCCACGAAGCCAGACTGCTGCTCGCTGATCAAACCTCTTCTTAACCTAGCTTCCACAACTCTTTCCCTTAGCTTCATGTatcacggactttcaactcccgccacagattttctatggggttgaggtctggagactggctaggccactccaggactttcaaatgcttcttacggagccactcctttgttgcccgggcggtgtgttttggatcattgtcatgttggaagac
The Astatotilapia calliptera chromosome 17, fAstCal1.2, whole genome shotgun sequence genome window above contains:
- the rhpn1 gene encoding rhophilin-1 isoform X1 — encoded protein: MEEPAIREFEMSLSDGPSDDDDEFPSTLPTDGSHSGSIRKGCDPLAQTQRSKLQHRRARINQQINKEMRMRTGAENLFRATTNNKVKETVALELSFVNSNLQLLKEELEELNSSMDVYQTDSEAVNVPMIPLGLKETKEVDVTVAIKDFICEHYGEDSFLYDKEIKELMELRQAMRTPSRNQAGLELLMEYYNQLYYLDQRFFSAQKNLGVHFHWYDSLTGVPSCQRALAFEKGSVLFNIGALYTQIGARQDRSATAGIDRAIDAFQRAAGAFNYLKENFSNAPSLDMSSPSLCMLVRLMLAQVQECVFERITLTTQDTHFTSQLRLAQEAARVSDVYLLVQQTMTQPLMKDYVPFSWVSMVQVKSEHFRALSHYYAAVALCDHMLLAGGEEEEEEAEKAFLQCHASVPAGPQLSQVLQDPEKRRKLGKAHLRRAVIRHEEAMRVHSLCKILRKMDILQDVLSVTHKRSLDKYSELDREDDFDEIAEAPEIQSHTHQKPDVIPPNFSTVKVTDIFQRLGPLSVFCARARWGPMRVICLNKREGGLGLTLRGDSPVLVAGVVPGGWAEEAGLREGDYIVAVDGKDCKWAKHGEVVHMLKSCSDRGVEISVVTLHSHDTQQVERRAVMLSLCSDKENTRHRLLSGAKGQSSASLLNWNRKKKREGSTITKRLGSAFSLSFGSIRDTEAMY
- the rhpn1 gene encoding rhophilin-1 isoform X2 yields the protein MSLSDGPSDDDDEFPSTLPTDGSHSGSIRKGCDPLAQTQRSKLQHRRARINQQINKEMRMRTGAENLFRATTNNKVKETVALELSFVNSNLQLLKEELEELNSSMDVYQTDSEAVNVPMIPLGLKETKEVDVTVAIKDFICEHYGEDSFLYDKEIKELMELRQAMRTPSRNQAGLELLMEYYNQLYYLDQRFFSAQKNLGVHFHWYDSLTGVPSCQRALAFEKGSVLFNIGALYTQIGARQDRSATAGIDRAIDAFQRAAGAFNYLKENFSNAPSLDMSSPSLCMLVRLMLAQVQECVFERITLTTQDTHFTSQLRLAQEAARVSDVYLLVQQTMTQPLMKDYVPFSWVSMVQVKSEHFRALSHYYAAVALCDHMLLAGGEEEEEEAEKAFLQCHASVPAGPQLSQVLQDPEKRRKLGKAHLRRAVIRHEEAMRVHSLCKILRKMDILQDVLSVTHKRSLDKYSELDREDDFDEIAEAPEIQSHTHQKPDVIPPNFSTVKVTDIFQRLGPLSVFCARARWGPMRVICLNKREGGLGLTLRGDSPVLVAGVVPGGWAEEAGLREGDYIVAVDGKDCKWAKHGEVVHMLKSCSDRGVEISVVTLHSHDTQQVERRAVMLSLCSDKENTRHRLLSGAKGQSSASLLNWNRKKKREGSTITKRLGSAFSLSFGSIRDTEAMY